The genomic stretch AGAGCCGCAGATCAGACATGCGCAGGCAAAAGCCGAAGGCATACCTACTTTCATTATTTTTTTCAACAAGAGACTTAAAAACATGGAAGATAGCGTAAATAGGCCAATGCATCCCATATCAAAAGACACCAAAGCAGCATAAGCATAAGGCTTCAAATTCTTAAATCCGTTATAAACAAAGAACTTAACCTTAGAGGCATCAATCCCAGCTTGCTCTAACGTATCTAAAAAATTCACTGACCAAGAACCCAACCCAGAACCCAACCCACGCGTTTCAACAATATTATAATAACCAGAGTAAACACTCAAGGTTCGCTGACTACCTAGATCATTAGTCAAACCCAAGATATCTATCAGATTAAAATTATCAGCATTAAGATTGGATAATGCAACTACTAAATCAGTAACTCTCGATTCTGGCAGCGAGACACTAAATACCTGTAGAGAAATCAAAACAGGCACTAACGCACACATAAGTAATAGTATTTTTTTACTGACTCTCAATCCTTGATCAGTTGAAAACCGTGTTCGAACACTTCCAATAGAATATGAAATTAAAGTTTTCATGAGAAAGCCGAAAACAAACACAGCAATAAATGAGGCGATCGTTGCTGAGCGGTTTAACACAATCATGGACACGCAACTAGCTAACATCAAAACAAATTCCTGTTTAGCGAGCCGCTGCTTTCGATAAAGAAAAAGACAAATAGCCAAGAGCAAAATAATCACTTGCGCTGCATAAGATGGTTCTGGGGCAAATCCAGCAACACCTCTTGTTCCACCAAGAGCAGCACTAGAAAATCGAGAAATCAAGCGCGATAAGATAAAACTAATACCTGTCGCATTCAAAATTGACGGCAGAAATGCCTGCAAAATACTAATCCCAGCCCAAGCATATATACAAAGTTTTACAACCTGCACTTTGAGTAAGTGCAGGTTTTCATACAATGCGACAAAAATCAGTAAGGGAGCAAACAAAATTACTATTGATTCTAGTCCAGCTGGCAGAAAAAAAGATTCTGATGGATTAGCAATATATCCTATTAGTCCTATAAAGAAATAGCTTCCAAGTACAAACAAATAAGGCAATAAAGTCTGTTTCGGAAATGTATGCTTACGCAGTAACAGAAGATGAATTGCAGCAACTACACAAGCAATTGGCTGTGTCTCAGAACTGCCCAAGGGAATAATTCGAAGAAATGGAAAGACAGATAGCAGGAAAATCAGATTGACAACATTCTGCTTGGCAGCACTGGTTACGGCAGATTGAACTTCTAACATTATGTCGCAAGCCTTGTATTTGGAGCAGTAGCAATAAATCTACTTTTATCAATAAATATTAGCTTATTGAGACTTACAGCCGTAAATTTGAAAGTAAAGTGATTCAATCATTGATTCCGTTAAAAATGGGGAGGCCAAAAGTTTCGGAATGAATCGAGCCAAAACTTTTACAGGGTTGTCTTCAAATGCTAAGTGCTCAAACATACGTGGAAGTAAATATTTAGGATTCGTAGAGATACCTCCAAAACGGCTGAGTGATATTGTCTTTCCGGGAACAAATTTTGCTGAACACCAAGGTTTATAGCGACGCCATAGCTCTGAATCTGCACTATAGGGAAATGTTATATCAAATCGGTGAAGTCTAAAATCTCGACGATGCATAAAGAAAGCCTGATGTGGAATATGCTGATTTCTGGGTTTAGAGTAAAGTAGTCTTGGGAATTGGCGACTAAAAAAGATGTTTGCCCCACAAATAGACACTTCAGAATCCTGAAAATCCATAGAATCAAGAACTAAATTATTCGCAAACATATCACCAACATTCATAAAATTAACAAAATCACCTTGCGCAAGCTCAAAACCTTTATTCATCGCATCATACAAACCAGAATCTGGTTCACTGATCCATTTAGAAATATACTTTTCGTACTTACTAATAATCTCTAATGTTCGATCTGTTGAATCTCCATCAACAA from Romeriopsis navalis LEGE 11480 encodes the following:
- a CDS encoding glycosyltransferase family 2 protein, which codes for MEALMTQRKDRYLNFLKQLNLPTKIQRILEVRFPAESSLCLCGAVELIQISALDLDGEIYEFDVRYASDNKIFQQNLIDQAWDRLPLIDQSEVSSVEQHKIIIYLCEPETQLLENLELDSSMPVSSLLKLLPERYILGSYWRSVHHLYVALPCMHPFEIDTPYLTCQSSTLNIKTPPPLVTVVTVVYNGELLIEQTIQSVINQTYPNIEYIVVDGDSTDRTLEIISKYEKYISKWISEPDSGLYDAMNKGFELAQGDFVNFMNVGDMFANNLVLDSMDFQDSEVSICGANIFFSRQFPRLLYSKPRNQHIPHQAFFMHRRDFRLHRFDITFPYSADSELWRRYKPWCSAKFVPGKTISLSRFGGISTNPKYLLPRMFEHLAFEDNPVKVLARFIPKLLASPFLTESMIESLYFQIYGCKSQ